The nucleotide sequence GTAATGTTACTGCTCATAAGATACAGCGTCGTCAAGTTTTTCATCTCTGAGAGTGCGGAAATATCGGTAATGTTATTGCCCGAAAGATTGAGATACCTCAGGTTTTTCAACCCTGAGAGTGCGGAAATATCAGTAATGTTATTGTCCGAAAGATACAGCATCGGCAAGTTTTTCATCTCTGAGAGTGTGGAAATATCAGTAATGTCATTGTCCGAAAGATACAGCGTCGTCAAGTTTTTCATCTCTGAGAGTGTGGAAATATCAGTAATGTTATTGTCCGAAAGATTGAGATACCTCAGGTTTTTCATCTCTGAGAGTNNNNNNNNNNNNNNNNNNNNNNNNNNNNNNNNNNNNNNNNNNNNNNNNNNNNNNNNNNNNNNNNNNNNNNNNNNNNNNNNNNNNNNNNNNNNNNNNNNNNGCGGAAATATCAGTAATGTTATTGTCCGAAAGATACAGCGTCGTCAAGTTTTTCATCTCTGAGAGTGCGGAAATATCAGTAATGTTATTGTCCGAAAGATACAGCGTCGTCAAGTTTTTCAATCCTGACAGCGGTGACATATCCAATGTTGTATTATTTTCGGCATTTCTATCATCAAGGTATAATACCATCAGGTTGTGTGCATGTTCAAGTCCTGTCAGATCTGTTATCCCGCTGTTGGGTGCGTTAAGTCTCTGCAAGTTCAGGATAGCGTGAGTCGTCAGGGCATTTCCAATCTGTCGCTGCACAGCCGCCGCTAAATGTGGGTCTGGGATTGATAGAGCTTCGGGAGGCGGTATTATGGAGGTAATATCTATTGGAAATGACTGACCTCTCATGTTTCCAAGTACATCAATTGCGGATAACGATACCGATCCTGTTTTTGGGGTCAAATCGTTGGTGACGAATTCGACGGTACCCGATATATTTCCATTTAAAGACTGACAACCAAGCAATGAGAAATACGCAGAATATACCGGCATCGGAGCCAACAGCCGCACTTTATGTATGCCATTAGGATCGTTTATTTCAAAGCGGAGCCGGATGACATTGGGTGGAGCGGCGAGACTCGGCGGGTGCATTATAAACTCTGGATACACATCCGGTTCAAACTGACGTTCAGGATTGAAAGCACGATGGGCATTTAACCACTCCGCAGCACAAAATGAGTTGAGCATCTGATCTCTTGTAAATATCGAAATTTGCTTAGAGTTGCTGGTAGCATAATCATGAAACAAGCCGCAGGCGTGCCCCAGTTCATGTGCTGCCAACTGAACGCTATTAAGATTATGTGCGGGGATAAGTGCCAGTCCGCCACCGCTTCCGATAGCTCCGCCGCGACCAGCAACTCTATCACCCGTACAATCACCATCGCCGCTGTCAAGGCAAGAACTGCTCATATCTATCACAGTGAGATAGATATTTTTTGATGGGTCAAACGTATCATCAATAATTTCCTCCCAGATGTTCCATGTATAGGATAAATTACTGTAATGTTCATCAGTGAACTGTCCTATGAAATGATGGACCACTGCATTGCCACCTGCATCCGTTTCAAATTGAAAAGTTTTTCTACCAAATCCGTGTGCTTCCATCTGGTTGGCGTAGAACTGCTGAATATCCTTTATGAGGGTATCCAATTTTATGTCAATGTCTGGTTGTGCTCGGCGGTCCAGTGGAAGAAAGTAGATGAGTCGGACTATCGGGCGCGTATTTTGCGCAGCTGTGAAACCTACAAT is from Candidatus Poribacteria bacterium and encodes:
- a CDS encoding leucine-rich repeat domain-containing protein, whose translation is LSEMKNLRYLNLSDNNITDISTLSEMKNLTTLYLSDNDITDISTLSEMKNLPMLYLSDNNITDISALSGLKNLRYLNLSGNNITDISALSEMKNLTTLYLMSSNITDISALSGLKNLRYLNLWRNNITDISALSGLKNLRYLGSVYIV
- a CDS encoding leucine-rich repeat domain-containing protein, translating into MNRKLLWIGTVCLITFFSIVGFTAAQNTRPIVRLIYFLPLDRRAQPDIDIKLDTLIKDIQQFYANQMEAHGFGRKTFQFETDAGGNAVVHHFIGQFTDEHYSNLSYTWNIWEEIIDDTFDPSKNIYLTVIDMSSSCLDSGDGDCTGDRVAGRGGAIGSGGGLALIPAHNLNSVQLAAHELGHACGLFHDYATSNSKQISIFTRDQMLNSFCAAEWLNAHRAFNPERQFEPDVYPEFIMHPPSLAAPPNVIRLRFEINDPNGIHKVRLLAPMPVYSAYFSLLGCQSLNGNISGTVEFVTNDLTPKTGSVSLSAIDVLGNMRGQSFPIDITSIIPPPEALSIPDPHLAAAVQRQIGNALTTHAILNLQRLNAPNSGITDLTGLEHAHNLMVLYLDDRNAENNTTLDMSPLSGLKNLTTLYLSDNNITDISALSEMKNLTTLYLSDNNITDISA